A window of the Microcaecilia unicolor chromosome 5, aMicUni1.1, whole genome shotgun sequence genome harbors these coding sequences:
- the LOC115471424 gene encoding phospholipase A2, minor isoenzyme-like — protein MFQLLLVFFLAASAVNAAPSKALWQFRNIIKCTMPNSKPLEEFNRYGCYCGLGGQGNPLDELDTCCQVHDNCYNAAKQVENCSSLIHNPYTEVYAYTCSGTTVTCESDNSPCEMHVCECDRQAALCFSKASYNEDFKDVDKNKHC, from the exons ATGTTCCAGCTCCTTCTCGTTTTCTTTCTAGCAG caaGTGCTGTCAATGCTGCTCCTTCAAAAGCTTTGTGGCAGTTCCGGAATATAATCAAGTGCACTATGCCGAACAGTAAACCCTTAGAAGAATTCAATCGGTATGGCTGCTACTGTGGATTAGGAGGACAAGGAAATCCACTGGATGAACTAGACAC GTGTTGTCAGGTTCATGACAATTGTTATAATGCTGCTAAGCAAgttgaaaattgttcttcactaaTTCACAACCCCTATACAGAGGTCTATGCTTACACCTGCTCTGGAACTACTGTTACCTGTGAAA GTGATAATTCCCCCTGTGAAATGCATGTCTGTGAATGTGACAGGCAGGCTGCTCTCTGCTTTTCAAAAGCCTCCTACAATGAAGACTTCAAAGATGTTGACAAGAATAAACACTGCTAG